CGTTTTTCTGTGAGCCCCGTACATATCACAGATTTCAGGATATAGAGAGGAAGATCAATGAGCACGCAAGTTGCCAAACAATCAGAAGTAAACCGCAGCTGGTATGTTGTCGATATCAATGACCAGGTACTCGGCCGCGCTGCGACGGAAATTGCCCGCATTCTCCGGGGCAAGCACAAACCGATTTATTCACCGAGTGTTGATACCGGTGATTTTGTTATCGTACTCAATGCCGACAAGGTAAAGTTGACCGGTAACAAGCTTGCCGACAAAAAATATTATCATCATACCGGTTTCCCTGGCGGTATCCGCTCTATAACAGCTGAAAAGCTGATTGAGAAGAAGCCGGAAGAACTGATCATGAAAGCTGTAAAGGGTATGCTGCCCAAGAACAGGCTGGGTC
The sequence above is drawn from the Desulfuromonas sp. genome and encodes:
- a CDS encoding 50S ribosomal protein L13 translates to MSTQVAKQSEVNRSWYVVDINDQVLGRAATEIARILRGKHKPIYSPSVDTGDFVIVLNADKVKLTGNKLADKKYYHHTGFPGGIRSITAEKLIEKKPEELIMKAVKGMLPKNRLGRQMIKKLKVYSGGDHPHAAQQPKTLSL